From one Lycium ferocissimum isolate CSIRO_LF1 chromosome 7, AGI_CSIRO_Lferr_CH_V1, whole genome shotgun sequence genomic stretch:
- the LOC132063869 gene encoding putative UDP-rhamnose:rhamnosyltransferase 1 yields the protein MRTHDNIHVVLLPWSAFGHLMPFFNLSLALAEVGGIHVSFISTPKNIQRLPKVPPNLTHLVKLVEFPLPNLDDKNLLPADAEASVDLPLEKIQYLKAAYDLLREPIEQFIADQKPEWIIVDFFQYWIVEIAEAYDIPMIHFSIFPAASRAFLIAARASGPMPESLTSPVSEKLHFPSTLAYRSYEAAELFSSSFQEDASGLSYAQRSAKVLGACRAMVLRSCKEFEGDYLDAVHKLISKPTIPVGLLLPETSPPEKNLNDDKILKWLNQQKPGSVLFVGLGSECKPNKDQVYEIAYGIELSRLPFLWILQKPSWSSDDVDPLPTGFGLRTAEKGVVHIGWAPQKEILAHPSIGGTLSQGGWGSIIEILQHGHVLVVLPFVYDQGLNARLLVEKRLGIEVERNEEDGSFTRNEIAKALTYAMVSEEGEELRATTKAAAIFGDRKLHDSYIASFVAYLRNNGE from the coding sequence ATGAGAACGCATGATAATATTCATGTAGTACTGCTACCATGGTCTGCATTTGGTCACCTTATGCCATTTTTCAATCTCTCCTTAGCCTTAGCTGAAGTAGGAGGAATTCATGTTTCATTCATATCCACTCCCAAAAATATCCAAAGACTCCCTAAAGTTCCTCCAAACTTAACACACCTTGTAAAACTAGTGGAATTTCCATTGCCAAATCTTGACGACAAGAATCTTTTGCCTGCAGATGCTGAAGCTTCTGTTGATCTTCCTTTAGAAAAAATCCAGTACTTGAAAGCAGCTTATGATCTCCTCCGAGAACCCATCGAACAGTTCATTGCTGATCAAAAACCTGAATGGATTATCGTTGACTTCTTCCAATATTGGATAGTTGAGATTGCTGAAGCTTATGATATTCCTATGATTCACTTCAGTATTTTCCCAGCTGCTTCAAGAGCTTTCTTGATTGCTGCAAGAGCTTCGGGCCCCATGCCTGAAAGTCTCACATCACCTGTTTCTGAGAAGCTGCATTTTCCATCCACATTGGCTTACAGGAGTTATGAAGCAGCAGAGCTTTTCTCCTCATCTTTCCAAGAAGACGCCTCAGGGTTATCATACGCTCAACGTTCAGCCAAGGTATTGGGTGCATGTCGAGCTATGGTATTACGGAGTTGCAAAGAATTCGAAGGTGATTACTTGGATGCGGTGCATAAACTCATCTCCAAGCCTACAATTCCAGTTGGATTACTACTACCTGAAACATCACCACCAGAAAAAAACCTCAATGATGATAAAATCTTAAAATGGCTCAATCAACAGAAGCCTGGGTCAGTTTTATTTGTGGGACTTGGGAGTGAGTGCAAACCGAATAAAGATCAAgtatatgaaatagcttatggaattGAGCTATCTAGGCTACCATTTTTGTGGATATTACAAAAGCCTAGCTGGAGTTCAGATGATGTGGATCCTTTGCCAACAGGATTTGGGTTGAGGACTGCAGAGAAAGGAGTGGTGCACATTGGATGGGCACCTCAAAAGGAAATTCTAGCACATCCTTCTATTGGGGGTACTCTAAGTCAAGGGGGTTGGGGTTCTATTATAGAAATTCTACAGCATGGACATGTTCTTGTCGTTCTACCATTTGTGTATGATCAAGGGTTGAATGCAAGATTGTTAGTGGAAAAAAGATTGGGAATTGAAGTagagagaaatgaagaagatgGGTCATTTACTAGAAATGAGATAGCGAAAGCATTGACATATGCTATGGTTTCTGAGGAAGGTGAAGAGCTCAGAGCGACAACAAAAGCTGCTGCCATTTTTGGAGATCGGAAGCTTCATGATTCCTACATTGCTAGCTTTGTTGCGTATTTGAGAAATAATGGGGAATAG